In Acidimicrobiia bacterium, a genomic segment contains:
- the rlmB gene encoding 23S rRNA (guanosine(2251)-2'-O)-methyltransferase RlmB: MSAANTAEIGGAEVEGRRAVLELLRARTRNVRSVLLAAGLDRDDTIDAIVAAAGSRLQTVPPDRLRAAAHTDAPQGVVATADPLRAHDFDDLLANPAAFLVVLDGVTDPRNLGAIVRAAETAGATGIVLGKHRRAPVNAAAAKTAAGAIEHVPFALVGGIPAALERAKRAGVWCAGLDGDAPATVTDLPFATDPLALVLGAEGSGLASLTRRRCDVLVSIPMRGAIESLNVAAATAVACHEIARLRAIAGAS; the protein is encoded by the coding sequence GTGAGCGCCGCCAACACAGCCGAGATCGGCGGCGCGGAGGTCGAGGGCCGCCGCGCGGTGCTCGAGCTGTTGCGCGCGCGGACGCGCAACGTCCGGAGCGTCCTGCTCGCCGCGGGTCTCGACCGCGACGACACGATCGACGCGATCGTCGCTGCCGCGGGATCGCGGCTCCAGACCGTGCCGCCCGATCGGTTGCGCGCGGCCGCGCACACGGACGCGCCGCAAGGCGTCGTCGCAACTGCCGATCCGCTGCGCGCGCACGACTTCGACGACCTGCTCGCGAATCCCGCGGCGTTCCTCGTCGTGCTCGACGGTGTCACCGACCCGCGCAATCTCGGCGCGATCGTGCGCGCCGCCGAAACCGCGGGCGCGACCGGGATCGTGCTCGGGAAACACCGGCGCGCGCCGGTGAACGCCGCCGCCGCGAAGACCGCGGCCGGCGCGATCGAGCACGTGCCGTTCGCGCTCGTCGGCGGCATCCCCGCCGCGCTGGAGCGCGCCAAGCGCGCGGGCGTGTGGTGCGCGGGGCTCGACGGCGACGCGCCGGCGACGGTCACCGACCTGCCGTTCGCGACCGATCCGCTCGCGCTCGTGCTCGGCGCCGAGGGGAGCGGGCTCGCGTCGCTTACGCGCCGGCGCTGTGACGTGCTCGTCTCGATCCCGATGCGCGGCGCGATCGAGTCGCTCAACGTCGCCGCCGCAACCGCGGTTGCGTGCCACGAGATCGCACGGCTGAGAGCGATCGCGGGCGCGTCCTAG
- a CDS encoding DUF3263 domain-containing protein has product MDTLADREIDILDFERECAVVPGPKEPAIRERFGVSPTTYYRALSALIARRDAYDHDPLTVLRLRRLREERRRSRIEGRRAPAGPRAPAGPR; this is encoded by the coding sequence ATGGACACCCTCGCGGATCGGGAGATCGACATCCTCGACTTCGAGCGGGAGTGCGCCGTGGTGCCCGGCCCCAAGGAGCCCGCGATCCGCGAGCGCTTCGGCGTCTCGCCCACGACCTACTACCGCGCCCTCAGCGCGCTCATCGCGCGCCGGGATGCGTACGACCACGACCCGCTCACCGTGCTCCGCCTCCGGCGACTGCGCGAGGAGCGCCGTCGGAGTCGCATCGAAGGTCGCCGCGCGCCGGCGGGTCCGCGCGCACCGGCCGGCCCGCGCTGA
- a CDS encoding LytR C-terminal domain-containing protein has protein sequence MADRGARPGGFSGGPSLPDGLKSQTAKGAMLIALAVIVGIVLLQIVDPGKTGPVGARTTISSTSTTTSTTTPKRSTTSTTKASTPQKTAAQVRLLVLNAGAPTGSAGNVSTNLKNSGYTNQGTPTDNASKITGEKVLCLPNLTREQAKIVQLLGPSTLSGPLTADAATGAAGYDCVVLVGSG, from the coding sequence ATGGCGGATCGCGGCGCTCGGCCGGGAGGCTTCTCGGGGGGTCCGAGCCTGCCCGACGGCCTCAAGAGTCAGACGGCGAAGGGCGCGATGTTGATCGCCCTCGCGGTGATCGTCGGCATCGTGCTGCTCCAGATCGTCGACCCCGGCAAGACCGGTCCCGTCGGCGCGCGCACGACGATCTCGAGCACGTCGACCACGACGTCGACCACGACACCGAAGCGCTCGACGACGTCGACCACGAAGGCGTCGACACCGCAGAAGACGGCCGCGCAGGTGCGCCTGCTGGTGCTGAACGCAGGCGCGCCCACCGGGTCGGCAGGCAACGTGTCGACGAACCTGAAGAACTCGGGCTACACGAACCAGGGCACGCCCACCGACAACGCGTCGAAGATCACCGGCGAGAAGGTGCTCTGCCTACCGAACCTCACGCGCGAGCAGGCCAAGATCGTCCAGCTGCTCGGTCCGAGCACCTTGTCGGGTCCGCTCACCGCGGACGCGGCCACGGGCGCAGCCGGTTACGACTGCGTCGTGCTCGTCGGCAGCGGCTGA